In one Bradyrhizobium cosmicum genomic region, the following are encoded:
- the rlmN gene encoding 23S rRNA (adenine(2503)-C(2))-methyltransferase RlmN, translating to MQPTTEPHNAILVEKTPLETYVPPAKPSLIGLSRTELADRLGEIGVGPAQRKMRVQQLWHWMYFRGARNFDEMTSVSKGIRAELAQHFTVDRPEVVAEQISNDGTRKWLLRLPSGDNVQKAHEVECVYIPETDRGTLCVSSQVGCTLNCSFCHTGTQRLVRNLTAGEIVGQIMVARDRLNDWADREDGTRRVTNIVMMGMGEPLYNFDAVRDALLIVGDNEGIGISRRRITLSTSGVVPNIVRAGEEIGVMLAISLHAVRDELRNELVPLNRKYPIKELLQACRDYPGASNARRITFEYVMLKGVNDSLDDAKLLVKMLKGIHAKINLIPFNPWPGTAYECSDWDQIEKFSEYIFNAGYSSPVRTPRGRDILAACGQLKSETEKLSVRERQALRAMAMTD from the coding sequence ATGCAACCAACGACCGAGCCGCACAACGCAATCCTGGTGGAGAAGACTCCGCTCGAAACCTATGTGCCGCCGGCCAAGCCGTCGCTGATCGGCCTGTCGCGTACCGAGCTTGCCGATCGCCTCGGCGAGATCGGCGTCGGGCCCGCGCAACGCAAGATGCGCGTGCAGCAGCTCTGGCACTGGATGTATTTCCGCGGCGCCCGGAATTTCGACGAGATGACGTCGGTCTCGAAGGGCATTCGCGCCGAGCTCGCGCAGCATTTCACCGTCGACCGCCCCGAAGTCGTCGCCGAGCAGATCTCCAACGACGGCACCCGCAAATGGCTGCTGCGGCTGCCGAGCGGCGACAATGTCCAGAAGGCGCACGAAGTCGAGTGCGTCTACATCCCCGAGACCGATCGCGGCACGCTGTGTGTGTCCTCGCAGGTCGGCTGCACGCTGAACTGCTCGTTCTGCCACACCGGCACGCAGCGGCTGGTGCGCAACCTCACGGCGGGCGAGATCGTGGGTCAGATCATGGTCGCGCGGGATCGTCTCAACGATTGGGCCGATCGCGAGGACGGCACGCGCCGCGTCACCAACATCGTCATGATGGGGATGGGCGAGCCGCTCTACAATTTCGATGCGGTGCGCGATGCGTTGCTGATCGTCGGCGACAATGAAGGCATCGGCATTTCCCGCCGCCGCATCACGCTGTCGACCTCGGGCGTGGTGCCGAACATCGTGCGCGCCGGCGAGGAGATCGGCGTCATGCTCGCGATCTCGCTGCATGCCGTGCGTGACGAATTGCGCAACGAGCTGGTGCCGCTCAACCGCAAATATCCGATCAAGGAATTGCTGCAGGCCTGCCGCGATTATCCCGGTGCCTCGAACGCCCGCCGCATCACCTTCGAATATGTGATGCTCAAGGGCGTCAACGATTCGCTCGACGATGCCAAGCTGCTGGTGAAGATGCTCAAGGGCATTCACGCCAAGATCAACCTGATTCCGTTTAATCCCTGGCCCGGCACCGCCTATGAATGCTCGGACTGGGACCAGATCGAAAAATTCTCCGAATACATCTTCAACGCCGGCTATTCCTCGCCGGTGCGCACCCCGCGCGGCCGCGACATCCTCGCCGCCTGCGGCCAGCTCAAATCGGAGACCGAAAAGCTCAGCGTCCGCGAACGCCAGGCGCTACGCGCCATGGCGATGACAGATTGA
- a CDS encoding YkvA family protein, whose amino-acid sequence MAAEHSVGFEPADRLAEDRESVRRRFWRKLKRVASQLPFAEDLLAAYYCAFDRQTPRHVQASLLGAIAYFILPFDFVPDVMPILGFTDDAAVLATALRMVASHITSEHREAARAALKRGVDEGDSDVA is encoded by the coding sequence ATGGCAGCCGAACACAGCGTCGGTTTCGAGCCGGCCGATCGGCTCGCGGAAGATCGCGAGAGCGTGCGCCGCCGCTTCTGGCGCAAGCTGAAGCGCGTCGCTTCGCAACTGCCCTTCGCGGAAGATCTGCTCGCCGCCTATTACTGTGCGTTCGACCGGCAGACGCCGCGTCATGTCCAGGCGTCGCTGCTGGGCGCGATCGCCTATTTCATCCTGCCGTTCGATTTCGTCCCCGACGTCATGCCGATCCTCGGCTTCACCGATGACGCCGCCGTGCTCGCCACCGCGCTCCGCATGGTCGCCAGCCACATCACGTCGGAGCACCGCGAAGCCGCCCGCGCCGCGCTGAAGCGCGGGGTGGATGAGGGCGATTCGGACGTCGCGTAG
- a CDS encoding 4a-hydroxytetrahydrobiopterin dehydratase, with translation MAERLTADSRKQALGAIPGWTDIQGRDAIGKTFVFKDFNEAFGFMTRAALVAEKMDHHPEWRNVYKTVEVVLSTHDAGGVTKLDIALAQAMNAFAKLTPG, from the coding sequence ATGGCAGAGCGGCTGACGGCGGACTCACGCAAGCAGGCACTGGGCGCCATCCCGGGCTGGACTGACATTCAGGGCCGGGACGCCATCGGGAAAACCTTTGTCTTCAAGGATTTCAACGAGGCTTTCGGCTTCATGACCCGCGCGGCGCTGGTTGCCGAGAAGATGGACCATCACCCCGAATGGCGTAACGTCTACAAGACGGTGGAGGTGGTGCTGTCGACCCATGACGCCGGCGGCGTCACCAAGCTCGATATCGCGCTCGCCCAGGCCATGAATGCCTTCGCCAAGCTGACACCAGGCTGA
- a CDS encoding TAXI family TRAP transporter solute-binding subunit, producing MKLSLKRLFGRSMTGGLDLAETPSPPSPRSAARKTALVSLALVLAIIGALVGGYYFAMRPVFLKIAVGPANSDDVKVVQALTQGFAQHKSYVRLRPVQTDGATASADALAEGKVDLAIVRGDVDVPKNAQAVATLRKNVVVLWSVPAKGRKKGAKITKITQLAGHRIGVVGRTQANVNLLKVILQQYGVDPAKVEIVQYPANEAAEAIKAQKADAYLAAGPVNSKITADAIAASAKDVGTPNFLAIDSADAIAQNHPVYEAAEIPAGTFGGSPDRPDDEVKTISFSHHIVARKGLSETTVAAFTRQLFAVRQQLVTEFPLAAKIETPDTDKDAVIPVHPGAAAFVDGEEKTFLDKYSDYIWWSLMALSAMGSIGAWFAGYLKKDERDNNSHLRERLFDMIAAARKSETTDELDQMQTEADEILRDTLRCYDHGAIEEGALTAFNIVLDQFHAAVADRKAVLFTMPQNPQRTGPQFRAAGNA from the coding sequence ATGAAACTGAGCCTGAAGCGCCTGTTTGGGAGATCGATGACCGGGGGATTGGACCTGGCCGAAACGCCCTCTCCGCCTTCGCCGCGATCCGCGGCGCGGAAGACGGCACTCGTGTCTCTGGCGCTGGTGCTGGCCATCATCGGCGCGCTGGTCGGCGGCTACTACTTCGCCATGCGGCCGGTGTTTTTGAAGATCGCGGTCGGTCCTGCCAACAGCGACGACGTCAAGGTCGTGCAGGCGCTCACCCAGGGGTTCGCGCAACACAAGAGCTACGTCCGACTGCGCCCGGTCCAGACCGACGGCGCCACCGCCAGCGCCGATGCGCTCGCGGAAGGCAAGGTCGATCTCGCCATCGTGCGCGGCGACGTCGACGTGCCCAAGAATGCGCAGGCGGTCGCGACCCTGCGCAAGAACGTCGTGGTGCTTTGGTCCGTGCCCGCCAAAGGCAGGAAGAAGGGCGCGAAGATCACCAAGATCACGCAGCTCGCCGGCCATCGCATCGGCGTGGTCGGCCGCACCCAGGCCAACGTCAACCTGCTCAAGGTGATCCTGCAGCAATACGGCGTCGATCCCGCCAAGGTCGAGATCGTGCAATACCCGGCCAACGAAGCCGCCGAGGCGATCAAGGCCCAGAAGGCCGACGCCTATCTCGCGGCCGGCCCCGTCAACAGCAAGATCACCGCGGATGCGATCGCCGCCTCGGCTAAGGATGTCGGCACGCCGAATTTCCTTGCGATCGATTCGGCGGATGCGATCGCGCAGAACCATCCGGTCTACGAGGCCGCGGAGATTCCCGCAGGCACCTTCGGCGGCTCGCCGGATCGGCCGGACGACGAGGTCAAGACCATCAGCTTCTCGCACCACATCGTGGCGCGCAAAGGCCTGTCGGAGACGACGGTCGCGGCATTCACGCGGCAGCTCTTTGCGGTGCGCCAGCAGCTGGTGACGGAATTCCCGCTGGCCGCGAAGATCGAGACGCCCGACACCGACAAGGATGCGGTGATTCCCGTGCATCCCGGTGCCGCCGCCTTTGTCGACGGCGAGGAAAAGACCTTCCTCGACAAATACAGCGATTACATCTGGTGGAGCCTGATGGCGCTCTCCGCGATGGGCTCGATCGGCGCCTGGTTCGCGGGTTATCTGAAGAAGGACGAGCGCGACAACAACAGTCATCTGCGCGAGCGCCTGTTCGACATGATCGCAGCGGCGCGCAAGAGCGAGACGACGGACGAGCTCGACCAGATGCAGACCGAAGCCGACGAGATCCTGCGCGACACGCTGCGCTGCTACGATCACGGCGCGATTGAAGAGGGTGCGCTTACAGCCTTCAACATCGTGCTCGATCAGTTCCACGCGGCCGTTGCCGACCGCAAGGCGGTGCTGTTCACCATGCCGCAAAACCCGCAGCGCACAGGCCCGCAATTCAGGGCCGCCGGCAACGCGTAA
- a CDS encoding invasion associated locus B family protein: MWRVLILALMTGVTAVGIIDSARAQTAPPAPKAAPKASAPAANTAPKTAAKPESKPAAPPAAVAGGAEPTLIGQFGTWGAYSATPNGKKVCFALAKPSSSKTNPPNRPRDPAYAFVSTRPSEKVNNEVSVMIGYALKPGSESSVEVGGAAFAMYTQGDGLWIKNAAEEERMVEAMRKSADLVVKGVSAKGTETTDTFSLKGLAQALDRISQDCRR; encoded by the coding sequence ATGTGGCGGGTGCTGATTTTAGCTTTGATGACTGGCGTGACAGCCGTCGGAATCATCGATTCCGCGCGAGCACAGACGGCGCCGCCGGCGCCAAAAGCCGCACCGAAGGCCTCCGCGCCGGCGGCCAATACGGCACCAAAGACCGCCGCAAAACCGGAGAGCAAGCCGGCAGCCCCACCCGCGGCAGTTGCGGGCGGTGCCGAGCCGACCCTGATCGGCCAGTTCGGCACCTGGGGCGCCTATTCGGCGACGCCCAACGGCAAGAAAGTCTGCTTTGCGCTGGCCAAGCCGTCGTCATCGAAGACCAACCCGCCGAACCGGCCGCGCGATCCCGCCTATGCCTTCGTCTCCACCCGGCCGTCGGAGAAGGTAAACAATGAAGTCTCGGTCATGATCGGCTACGCGCTGAAGCCGGGCTCGGAATCATCGGTCGAGGTCGGGGGCGCCGCCTTCGCGATGTACACGCAGGGCGACGGGCTCTGGATCAAGAACGCCGCCGAGGAGGAACGGATGGTCGAGGCCATGCGCAAATCCGCCGATCTCGTGGTCAAGGGCGTTTCGGCCAAGGGCACGGAGACGACCGACACCTTCTCGCTGAAGGGTCTTGCCCAGGCGCTGGACCGGATCTCGCAGGATTGCCGGCGTTAA
- a CDS encoding NADPH:quinone oxidoreductase family protein, translating into MKAILCSQYCQPDDLVLADIPDPVAGPGEAVIAIKAAALNFFDILMIQGKYQIKPPFPFSPAAEVAGVIESVGPGVTEVKVGDRVVASCGHNGAREKIALPAASIVKIPDNLDYDRAAGIIIIYGTALHALEDRASPKPGETLAVLGAAGGTGLAACELGKLMGLKVIACASSDEKLEFAKAHGAELTLNYGKEDLKEGLRKLTGGKGVDIIFDPVGGTYAEQALRSIAWEGRFLVIGFAAGDIPKMPLNLALLKGCDIRGVFWGAWTRQNPEKNRANLEKLVKWTAEGKISSHVDRTFPLAQTADALKVLAGRQAMGKVILHP; encoded by the coding sequence ATGAAAGCCATCCTCTGCTCGCAATATTGCCAGCCCGACGACCTCGTTCTGGCTGACATCCCGGATCCGGTGGCAGGCCCCGGCGAAGCGGTGATCGCGATCAAGGCGGCGGCGCTGAATTTCTTCGACATCCTGATGATTCAGGGCAAGTACCAGATCAAGCCGCCGTTCCCGTTCTCGCCGGCGGCCGAAGTCGCCGGCGTGATCGAGAGCGTCGGTCCCGGCGTGACCGAGGTGAAGGTCGGCGACCGCGTCGTCGCCTCCTGCGGCCACAACGGCGCGCGCGAGAAGATCGCGCTGCCGGCGGCGTCGATCGTGAAGATCCCCGACAATCTCGACTATGACCGCGCGGCCGGCATCATCATCATCTACGGCACCGCGCTGCATGCGCTGGAAGATCGCGCCAGCCCCAAGCCCGGCGAGACGCTCGCGGTGCTCGGCGCGGCCGGCGGCACCGGACTTGCCGCCTGCGAGCTCGGCAAGCTGATGGGCTTGAAAGTCATCGCCTGCGCTTCGTCGGACGAGAAGCTCGAATTCGCGAAAGCACATGGCGCCGAGCTGACTCTGAACTACGGCAAGGAAGACCTGAAGGAAGGCCTGCGCAAGCTCACCGGCGGCAAGGGCGTCGACATCATCTTCGATCCCGTGGGTGGCACGTATGCCGAGCAGGCGCTGCGCTCGATCGCCTGGGAAGGCCGCTTCCTCGTGATCGGCTTTGCCGCCGGCGACATTCCCAAGATGCCGCTCAACCTCGCGCTCTTGAAGGGCTGCGACATCCGCGGCGTGTTCTGGGGCGCCTGGACCCGGCAGAATCCGGAGAAGAACCGCGCCAATCTCGAGAAGCTCGTGAAGTGGACCGCGGAAGGAAAGATTTCCTCGCATGTCGACCGCACCTTCCCGCTGGCGCAGACCGCCGACGCCCTGAAGGTGCTGGCGGGACGCCAGGCCATGGGCAAGGTGATCCTGCATCCGTGA
- a CDS encoding TAXI family TRAP transporter solute-binding subunit codes for MRNALSMALAAIMTICAFAARAEQTEYDPAKVSDSLKAIFQFGSTSTKQALNANTVTLITGTIGGTYVQFGADLASVLDDGNRIRVLPIVGRGSVQSVADILFLQGVDLGIVRADTLDYLERKGFAKDIKRQFTYVTKLYNEEMQVIAPKSVATLKDLEGKTVSVDLPNGGTFVTALTVFERLGIKAKFVYVEQRIAMEKLKAGEIDAVIVVGGKPYKSVSTFGNDGRFHLAKVDYAKPLQSDYLPATLTARDYPNLIREGESVDTIAVPAVLAAYNWAPNTERYRKLALFVDAFFTKFPALQNPPFHPKWKEVSLSAPLSGWNRLPVAQQWLDKHGVEPVTRQRFEAFLKQSPTAAKVTDTDREALFRQFQAWDAEKARAQAEKK; via the coding sequence ATGCGTAACGCTTTGAGCATGGCGCTTGCCGCCATCATGACCATCTGCGCCTTCGCAGCGCGTGCCGAGCAGACCGAATACGATCCGGCCAAGGTCTCCGACAGTTTGAAGGCGATCTTCCAGTTCGGATCGACCTCGACCAAACAGGCACTGAACGCCAACACCGTCACGCTGATCACGGGCACGATCGGCGGCACCTATGTGCAATTCGGCGCCGATCTCGCCTCCGTGCTCGACGACGGCAACAGGATCCGCGTGCTGCCGATCGTCGGCCGCGGCTCGGTGCAGAGCGTCGCCGACATCCTGTTCCTGCAGGGTGTCGACCTCGGAATCGTCCGGGCCGATACGCTCGACTATCTCGAGCGCAAGGGCTTTGCCAAGGACATCAAGCGGCAATTCACCTACGTCACCAAGCTCTACAACGAGGAGATGCAGGTGATCGCGCCGAAATCGGTGGCGACGCTGAAGGACCTCGAGGGCAAGACGGTCAGCGTCGACCTGCCGAACGGCGGCACCTTCGTCACCGCGCTCACCGTGTTCGAGCGTCTCGGGATCAAGGCGAAGTTCGTCTATGTCGAACAGCGCATCGCGATGGAGAAGCTGAAGGCCGGCGAGATCGACGCCGTCATCGTGGTCGGCGGCAAGCCGTACAAGTCGGTCTCGACCTTCGGCAATGACGGCCGCTTCCATCTCGCGAAGGTCGACTATGCCAAGCCGCTCCAGAGCGATTATCTGCCGGCGACGCTGACGGCCAGGGACTATCCCAACCTGATCCGGGAGGGCGAGAGCGTCGACACGATCGCGGTGCCCGCGGTGCTGGCGGCCTACAATTGGGCGCCGAACACCGAGCGCTACCGCAAGCTTGCGCTGTTCGTGGACGCGTTCTTCACCAAATTCCCTGCGCTCCAGAACCCGCCCTTCCATCCCAAGTGGAAGGAGGTCTCGCTCTCGGCGCCGCTGTCCGGCTGGAACAGATTGCCGGTGGCGCAGCAATGGCTCGACAAGCACGGCGTCGAACCGGTGACACGCCAGCGCTTCGAGGCGTTCTTGAAGCAGAGCCCCACGGCCGCCAAGGTGACCGATACGGACAGGGAGGCGCTGTTCAGGCAATTCCAGGCGTGGGACGCGGAGAAGGCGCGGGCGCAGGCGGAGAAGAAGTGA
- the argG gene encoding argininosuccinate synthase gives MTTILKSLPKGEKVGIAFSGGLDTSAALLWMKQKGARCYAYTANLGQPDEADYNEIPRKAMEFGAEKARLVDCRTQLVHEGIAAIQSGAFHISTGGITYFNTTPLGRAVTGTMLVAAMKEDGVNIWGDGSTFKGNDIERFYRYGLLTNPGLKIYKPWLDQQFIDELGGRAEMSAFMTAQGFAYKMSAEKAYSTDSNLLGATHEAKDLESLDSGIKIVSPIMGVPFWRDDCNVKAEKVVVRFEEGQPVALNGQTFADPVALFLEANAIGGRHGLGMSDQIENRIIEAKSRGIYEAPGMALLHIAYERLVTGIHNEDTIEQYRISGMRLGRLLYQGRWFDSQALMLRETAQRWVARAVTGEVTLELRRGNDYSILNTESPNLTYAPERLSMEKVEDAAFTPADRIGQLTMRNLDIADTRTKLKLYTDTGLLSGSEGSQIFRLENDKG, from the coding sequence ATGACCACGATCCTGAAAAGCCTGCCCAAGGGTGAGAAAGTCGGCATCGCTTTTTCCGGCGGTCTCGATACCAGCGCGGCGCTGCTCTGGATGAAGCAGAAGGGCGCGCGCTGCTACGCCTATACCGCCAATCTCGGCCAGCCTGACGAGGCCGATTACAACGAGATCCCGCGCAAGGCGATGGAGTTCGGTGCCGAGAAAGCCCGCCTCGTCGATTGTCGCACGCAGCTCGTCCACGAAGGCATCGCTGCGATCCAGTCCGGCGCCTTCCATATCTCGACCGGCGGCATCACCTATTTCAACACCACGCCGCTCGGGCGCGCGGTCACCGGCACGATGCTGGTCGCGGCGATGAAGGAAGACGGCGTCAACATCTGGGGCGACGGCTCGACCTTCAAGGGCAACGACATCGAGCGCTTCTACCGCTACGGCCTGCTCACCAACCCGGGCCTGAAGATCTACAAGCCCTGGCTCGACCAGCAGTTCATCGACGAGCTCGGCGGCCGCGCCGAGATGTCGGCCTTCATGACCGCGCAGGGCTTTGCCTACAAGATGAGCGCCGAGAAGGCGTATTCGACCGACAGCAATCTGCTCGGCGCCACGCACGAAGCAAAGGATCTCGAAAGCCTCGACAGCGGCATCAAGATCGTTAGCCCGATTATGGGCGTGCCGTTCTGGCGTGACGACTGCAACGTCAAGGCCGAGAAGGTCGTGGTGCGTTTCGAGGAAGGCCAGCCCGTCGCGCTGAACGGCCAGACGTTCGCCGATCCCGTCGCGCTGTTCCTCGAAGCCAACGCCATCGGCGGCCGTCACGGCCTCGGCATGAGCGACCAGATCGAGAACCGCATCATCGAGGCCAAGAGCCGCGGCATTTATGAAGCGCCCGGCATGGCCCTGCTGCACATCGCCTATGAACGCCTCGTCACCGGCATCCACAACGAGGACACCATCGAGCAGTACCGCATCAGCGGCATGCGTCTTGGCCGCCTGCTCTATCAGGGCCGCTGGTTCGATTCGCAGGCCCTGATGCTGCGCGAGACCGCGCAGCGCTGGGTCGCGCGCGCCGTCACCGGCGAGGTGACGCTCGAGCTGCGCCGCGGCAACGACTATTCGATCCTCAACACCGAGAGCCCGAACCTGACCTATGCGCCGGAGCGGCTCAGCATGGAGAAGGTCGAGGACGCCGCCTTCACGCCGGCCGACCGCATCGGCCAGCTCACCATGCGCAACCTCGACATCGCCGACACGCGCACCAAGCTGAAGCTCTACACCGACACGGGCCTGCTGTCGGGCAGCGAAGGCTCGCAGATCTTCCGGCTCGAGAACGACAAGGGCTGA
- a CDS encoding SDR family oxidoreductase: protein MFETGLLRDKRILVTGGGSGLGAAMGTRFLALGAELVICGRKLDRLEATASEMRAQTGGKVTTIACDVRDGAAVENMMDAIWREAPLDILVNNAAATFIAQSEHLSFRAADAILAPTLHGAMYCTLAAGKRWIDGEHNGVVLSILSTSTITGRAFTVPSAMAKSAVLAMTKSLAVEWGPKGIRTVAIAPGSFPTAGASGQLRPEGRDEGWTARNPMGRTGEHGELADLASFLVSDRAGYINGEMVVIDGGAHLRSSGAEDLLRWTDAQWSEQRAVRSKG from the coding sequence ATGTTTGAAACAGGTCTGCTCAGGGACAAGCGCATCCTCGTCACCGGCGGCGGCTCGGGTCTCGGCGCGGCGATGGGAACGCGCTTCCTCGCGCTTGGCGCCGAACTCGTGATCTGCGGTCGCAAGCTCGATCGGCTCGAGGCCACGGCGAGCGAGATGCGCGCGCAGACCGGCGGCAAGGTCACCACCATCGCCTGCGATGTTCGCGACGGGGCTGCCGTCGAGAACATGATGGACGCGATCTGGCGCGAGGCGCCGCTCGATATTCTCGTCAACAATGCTGCGGCGACCTTCATCGCGCAGAGCGAGCACCTGTCCTTCCGCGCGGCCGACGCGATCCTCGCGCCGACGCTGCATGGCGCGATGTACTGCACGCTCGCCGCCGGCAAGCGCTGGATCGACGGCGAGCACAACGGCGTCGTGCTCTCGATCCTCTCGACCTCGACCATCACCGGCCGCGCCTTCACCGTGCCGTCGGCAATGGCGAAGTCGGCGGTGCTGGCGATGACGAAGAGCCTCGCGGTCGAGTGGGGTCCGAAGGGCATCCGCACCGTTGCGATCGCGCCGGGTTCGTTCCCGACAGCCGGCGCATCCGGCCAGCTTCGCCCGGAGGGCCGCGACGAAGGCTGGACCGCGCGTAACCCGATGGGCCGTACCGGCGAGCACGGCGAACTCGCCGACCTTGCCAGCTTCCTGGTTTCGGACCGCGCCGGCTACATCAATGGCGAGATGGTGGTCATCGACGGTGGCGCGCATTTGCGCAGTTCCGGCGCCGAGGATCTGTTGCGCTGGACCGACGCGCAATGGTCCGAGCAGCGCGCCGTGCGATCCAAGGGATGA
- a CDS encoding phosphatase PAP2 family protein, which translates to MNRTGLFIALALWLVIGIVFGLYPELDLKLAALFFDPETKTFPLKLNGWAGFARDAAMWVAWAFVLPPLVALVVKMIRPDRPLMVSGRAIVFLLVTIILSAGILTNLTFKTYWGRPRPVVVTQFAGDQQFVPWWDPRGDCARNCSFFSGEGATAFWTLAPAALAPPAWRPLAYAAAVVFGLVTSGLRMAFGGHFFTDVSIAGLVTFVVIWFAYALIYRWPRTRFSDAAVDAALTRLNMPTYRLRQRLFGRKTGAEPSV; encoded by the coding sequence ATGAACCGGACTGGACTCTTCATCGCCCTGGCGCTGTGGCTCGTGATCGGCATCGTTTTCGGCCTCTATCCCGAGTTGGACCTCAAGCTCGCCGCGCTGTTCTTCGACCCCGAGACGAAGACGTTTCCGCTCAAGCTGAATGGCTGGGCGGGCTTTGCGCGTGATGCTGCGATGTGGGTCGCCTGGGCGTTCGTGCTGCCGCCGCTGGTCGCGCTCGTGGTCAAGATGATCCGGCCCGACCGGCCGCTGATGGTATCAGGACGCGCGATCGTGTTCCTGTTGGTCACGATCATCCTGTCGGCCGGCATTCTCACCAACCTCACCTTCAAGACCTATTGGGGCCGGCCGCGGCCGGTGGTGGTGACGCAGTTTGCCGGCGACCAGCAGTTCGTGCCGTGGTGGGATCCGCGCGGCGACTGCGCACGCAACTGCTCGTTCTTCTCGGGCGAGGGCGCGACCGCGTTCTGGACGCTGGCGCCGGCCGCGCTGGCGCCGCCGGCCTGGCGGCCACTCGCCTATGCTGCAGCCGTGGTGTTCGGTCTCGTCACCAGCGGGCTCCGCATGGCCTTCGGCGGGCATTTCTTTACGGACGTGTCGATCGCCGGCCTCGTCACCTTCGTCGTGATCTGGTTTGCCTACGCGCTGATTTACCGCTGGCCGCGGACCCGGTTCTCGGACGCTGCGGTCGATGCCGCCCTGACCCGGCTGAACATGCCCACCTATCGGCTCCGCCAGCGCCTGTTCGGCCGCAAGACGGGCGCCGAGCCCTCGGTCTGA